The region CTCCACCGATTTGCGCAACCTGGTGGATAAGGCCAAGCGCTCTGTGCTGGGCCTGGAAAGCACGCACGAGGAGATGATCGGCTGCATTTACTGGAAAGAGGGCGCCACGGAGGTGGCCTCCGGGGCCAAAACGCTGACACTGGTGCAGTTCGAGGAAAAGTATACCACGCAGCTCATCAGCTTTGCCAAAGAGTATGCCGACAAGAACGTGTGGCAGGTTTACAAGAACCTGCCGGAAGCGGACCAGCAGAACCCGAAGCTAAAGCATGCCTTGCGCGACCTCGACAGCAACGTAAACGTGAACTGGCCGCTGATGCACTACAAGTCCGCCGTGCGCTACCTGCAGCGCGACCCGGACGTGATCGCCGCCACCGGGGGAACCAACTGGCAGAAATACCTGCCGCCACGCTTCCAGAAACGCATTTTTTACCCCGAGCTTTACACCGAGCAGGAAATAGAGGAATGGGGCAAAGGCTGGGTTGACAAGGTACTGAATGGAGATATGTAACAATTTTGAATTCTGAAGGAGTGATTGCGTGAATTGTTGGAATGTTTTTAGGTATAAACTTGTCATTTTATAGTTCGGTTGAGCGGCAACGTAATATTTAGTCATCCACTCAATCACCCATTCATAATTAATTTAAAAGTTTAAGGCTAACTACCTTACCTGTTATAGATGAGAAAGAAGGAATTGGACCTGGTGTTTCCGCCAGAGCTGGCATTTGATGCCCAACAGTTAGAAAGGGAGCTTCTGAAAAGTGCCCGGGTGCAGCCGGAGGATGTGAAATTCCTGCACCGGGTAAAACGCTCCATCGACGCGCGTGGGCGCCAGGTACAGGTGCGCGTGCGGGCCGATGTGTACCTGGACACCCCTCCTGCCGACATTATCGCTCCGGTTTATACTTACCCCGATGTTACCCATAGTAAACGTGTGGTGATCGTAGGGGCCGGCCCGGCTGGCCTTTTTGCGGCCTTGCGCTGCATCGAGCTGGGCCTGAAGCCCGTGGTGCTGGAGCGCGGGAAGGACGTGCGCCGCCGCCGCCGCGATCTGGCCGCTATTAATAAAGAGCATACCGTAAACCCCGACTCGAACTACTGCTTTGGCGAAGGCGGTGCCGGCACTTATTCTGACGGCAAGCTGTATACCCGCTCCAAAAAACGCGGTGACCTGCAGCGCATCCTGCAGATCTTTGTGCAGCACGGCGCTACGCCCGACATTCTCTTTGATGCCCACCCGCACATTGGCACCAACAAACTGCCTAAAATAATTGAGGCCCTCCGGGAGACGATCCGCGACGCTGGCGGCGAAGTGCATTTTGACAAGCGTGTCACTGATTTTATACTTGAGAATGGTGAAATGCACGGTGTGGTCACGCAGGATGGGCAGGAGTATACCGGCGAGTCTGTTATACTTGCCACCGGCCACAGTGCCCGCGATATTTTTGAACTGCTCCACCATACAGGCATCACCATAGAGGCGAAGCCATTTGCCATGGGCGTACGCGTGGAGCATCAGCAGCAACTGATAGACAGCATACAGTATAAATGCGAGGACCGCGGGCCATACTTGCCAGCTTCGTCCTACTCCCTTGTACACCAGACGCATTACAACGGCAAACAGCGCGGCATCTTTTCGTTCTGCATGTGCCCGGGAGGTTTTATCGTTCCCTCAGCCACAGCTCCCGGCGAAGTGGTGGTAAACGGCATGTCGCCGAGCCGCCGAGATTCTAAATTTTCTAACTCTGGCATTGTCGTAGCCATTGAATTGGAGGATATGGAGCTGGAGAAGTATGGCCCGCTGGCCGGCTTGCGCATGCAACAGGCGCTGGAGCAGAAGGCCTGCGACATGGCCGGCGGCACACAGGCGGCCCCGGCGCAGCTGCTGAAGGATTTCGTCGACCGTAAAATAAGCAAGCAGCTTCTCGACACGTCTTACCAGCCAGGCTTGGTGTCAGTAGACCTGAGTAAGCTTTTCTCCGAGGATATGGCCTATCGACTGCGCGAGGGATTCAAGGCCTTCGGCAACAAGATGCGCGGCTACCTGAGCAACGAGGCGCAAATCGTGGGTGTCGAGAGCCGCACCTCCTCCCCTGTTCGCATCCCCCGTGACCGCGATACGCTGGAGCATGTGCAGGTAAAAGGGCTTTACCCCTGCGGCGAGGGAGCCGGTTATGCCGGGGGTATCGTATCTGCGGCCATGGATGGGGAGCGTTGTGCCGAGAAAGCAGCGGTAAGAGCCGGCGTAATGCTAAACTAAAGTATAAACCACCCTTGTATAAACCTCAAAAGGCTAATTCATTATGAGGTTTGTTATTTAAGCGGATGCGGCTGTGTTTTAACTTTTCCATCCAACCCAAAGTACAATAGTATACTATCAGTGAACATGAATTAACTTGAGATATGAAAAAGACTGTTGTATTAGGCGCCTCCGATAACCCATCACGCTATGCCTATAAGGCGGTGCACCGGCTGCAGCAACACGGCCATGAGGTGGTGCCGGTAGGTATAAAGAACGCAGAGGTGGGGGGCAAACAGATCATTACCGATAAATCGGAGGCTATTGCAGATGTGGACACCCTGACGCTGTACGTGGGGCCACGCAACCAACCGGTGTGGTACGATTACATCCTGAATCTGAAGCCCAAGCGCATTATTTTTAACCCTGGCACGGAAAACCGTGAGCTGGAGGAAATGGCGCAGCAGGCTAACATCGAAACACTGCATCATTGCACGTTGGTGATGCTGGCAACGGATAGTTATTAAAAAGTATGATATTATCCTAAAAAGCAAAACCTGCGAAAAGCAGTTCCGTATATCAAAGAAACAAGGGCAGATGGCATTTGTTGTCTATGTCTTGAATAAGCAGGGATCTTGATAAAAGATCCCTGCTTTGCTTTTATACCTGTCTGAAAACAAAAGCCCCGGCTCACGCAAGAGGTGTGCCGGGGCTTTTTCATACGTGAGCCGGTCTTTACCGGGTGATCTCCTCCTCTTCATATTTTGCCGTTCCGGTAGGGCTTTCTCCCGCTTCAGTCGGCTCCTCCTCCATCAGGTGGCGCATACTGGCGGCCAGGGCCATGTCGGGCATCAGGTTAGCGCTGGTAGCCTGCAGCTTGTTCTTGAGGCCTGAAATGATGCGCGTCTCGCCCTTCATGAGCGCTTCATAGCCGTCCCTGGCCACTTCTTCCGGCTCCGAAAGGCTACCGTTGGCGGCGCGGGTGTGGGCTGCACCAGCCCTGAGGAAGAACATAGTGTTGCTGGGCCCGGGGCAAAGGGCTGTTACGGTAATCGCGGTGTCTTTCAGTTCATTGGATAGCGCCTCCGAGAAAGACAGCATAAATGCCTTGCTTGCTCCGTAGATGGCCATCAGCGGGGAAGGCATGAATGACACGACAGAGGCCAGGTTCAGGATTTTTCCTTCGTTGCGGTGCTTCATTTCAGGCAGGAAAAGCTTTGTCAGTTCCACCGGTGTGGTGATGTTGAGTTGGATGATCGCCTTTTCGCGCTCCAGGTCTGTTTCGAAGAACATGCCATGCACTCCGGCGCCGGCGTTATTGACCAGGACATCGACCTGCAGGCCGGCGTTGTGCACCT is a window of Pontibacter kalidii DNA encoding:
- a CDS encoding tryptophan 2,3-dioxygenase family protein, whose amino-acid sequence is MEHSFKPEVLEQLKRLEEKYVPLGQDLAAYLEGLYHTSFLSYWDYIHLDTLLSLQNPRTNIPDEKIFIMYHQITELYFKLCLEEYRQIGEDKDITVDVLIRRLKRINRYFDNLINSFDVMVDGMDPKQFLQFRMALMPASGFQSVQYRLIEIASTDLRNLVDKAKRSVLGLESTHEEMIGCIYWKEGATEVASGAKTLTLVQFEEKYTTQLISFAKEYADKNVWQVYKNLPEADQQNPKLKHALRDLDSNVNVNWPLMHYKSAVRYLQRDPDVIAATGGTNWQKYLPPRFQKRIFYPELYTEQEIEEWGKGWVDKVLNGDM
- a CDS encoding NAD(P)/FAD-dependent oxidoreductase — translated: MRKKELDLVFPPELAFDAQQLERELLKSARVQPEDVKFLHRVKRSIDARGRQVQVRVRADVYLDTPPADIIAPVYTYPDVTHSKRVVIVGAGPAGLFAALRCIELGLKPVVLERGKDVRRRRRDLAAINKEHTVNPDSNYCFGEGGAGTYSDGKLYTRSKKRGDLQRILQIFVQHGATPDILFDAHPHIGTNKLPKIIEALRETIRDAGGEVHFDKRVTDFILENGEMHGVVTQDGQEYTGESVILATGHSARDIFELLHHTGITIEAKPFAMGVRVEHQQQLIDSIQYKCEDRGPYLPASSYSLVHQTHYNGKQRGIFSFCMCPGGFIVPSATAPGEVVVNGMSPSRRDSKFSNSGIVVAIELEDMELEKYGPLAGLRMQQALEQKACDMAGGTQAAPAQLLKDFVDRKISKQLLDTSYQPGLVSVDLSKLFSEDMAYRLREGFKAFGNKMRGYLSNEAQIVGVESRTSSPVRIPRDRDTLEHVQVKGLYPCGEGAGYAGGIVSAAMDGERCAEKAAVRAGVMLN
- a CDS encoding CoA-binding protein, with the protein product MKKTVVLGASDNPSRYAYKAVHRLQQHGHEVVPVGIKNAEVGGKQIITDKSEAIADVDTLTLYVGPRNQPVWYDYILNLKPKRIIFNPGTENRELEEMAQQANIETLHHCTLVMLATDSY
- a CDS encoding SDR family NAD(P)-dependent oxidoreductase, whose translation is MKTMKDKNKEKTVLITGASNGFGMEFAKLFAQDGYNLVLVARSTERMRKLGHYLQDQHQLEHVCIITADLTRPEAAREVYEEVHNAGLQVDVLVNNAGAGVHGMFFETDLEREKAIIQLNITTPVELTKLFLPEMKHRNEGKILNLASVVSFMPSPLMAIYGASKAFMLSFSEALSNELKDTAITVTALCPGPSNTMFFLRAGAAHTRAANGSLSEPEEVARDGYEALMKGETRIISGLKNKLQATSANLMPDMALAASMRHLMEEEPTEAGESPTGTAKYEEEEITR